A region of the Salmo trutta chromosome 40, fSalTru1.1, whole genome shotgun sequence genome:
TCCCCTCCTATATTCCAGTTAGAATAGCTAGGTCTATCAGACACTTTTCCCCATTCGGATACTGATTTCATtatatagttaaataaaggttacataaacaaatgtataatgataatatatatatataacatatctGATACTCCTTTCCcagttttgttattttctttaattTTATTTCACTGTTCGTTGTGTACTCCAACCTGCGGATGGCAACAACACGCTAAGAAACATCTTGTCTGTCCGGAAATCCAAGGAGAAGGAGAAACAACAAAGATGGCGGACAGGCTAACGCAACTTCAAGATGCAGTCAATTCTGTATGATTCATTTTTCATTTAGCTATTAGTACACCCAATAAATTATTTAATGCTCAGCAAATTGTCATGTTACGTTTAGATTGACTGACTTATAAGTATTTGGAAGTGGACTAGGCTGAATAATGACAGCTAGCTTGTTGGCTAAGTTCTCTTTAATTGGTTCTCGGTTGCAAGGTTTGCTGAGTTAACTTTAGCTACCTAACAAATAATCACGTTATTTAATGTCTTATGATTGTGTTAAATCAATATTCTCCCGTGATAATATGTCCATGACATGTGTTTTTGATGTCATTCAGCTTGCTGATCAGTTTTGCAACGCAATCGGGGTGCTGCAGCAGTGTGCGCCGCCAGCTTCGTTCAGCAACATACAGACAGCAATCAACAAGGACCAGCCATCGAACCCCACTGAGGGTAAGGACCTGTCAGATATTAGATCCAAGTGGGATACCACCGTTTGCTAcaattcaaatattatttgtcatatgcgccgaatacaacaggtgtagaccttacagtgaaatgcttacttacaagcccttaaccaacaatgcactggtgtcagaagtgggctGTACTCCACAGAAATAGAATCcttgattctatttctatgatgtaCTCTCCTGTGATGCTGTTTGAGGTAAGGATGGACATAGGAAGGCACTTGAAAGAAAGTTGGAGTGCTTCAAGTTCTTTGGGGTTTGAATAACGAACCTAGCCAATGTAAGTCTGTTACAACCTTCCCCAAGTTGGAGCAGTGGTCAGTGTGTTTGCCTTAGGACAGGGTGACCCAATTTCAAGACACACCCTTGGCATTCGCTTACATTATGTTAGCCACTAGCAATGTGAGTCATTTGACACTTTGCTGATACAAATGTAATCTCATGTTGCACAAATATATTACAATTTGTCAGAAATCATGACATTGACCGGACAGCTCTATTTGCATATGAAAAGTTTACGGATTACACCTTTTAATTTGAATTGGGGTTGTTTTTTCTTTCCCTAGAGTATGCCCAACTATTTGCTGCACTGATTGCCCGGACAGCTAAGGATGTGGACGTGCTGATTGACTCACTGCCTAGTGAGGAGTCCACGGCAGCTCTACAGGTATGGAGGTTGAATTTACTCCTGTGACTCAACGGGAGTGGAAAACCACCAACTATGTTGAAAATTCCCATGTTGAAAATTATTATAGTATGTTCTTTCAAGTGAAAGCGATAGTTCACTTCTAATTCTGTATTGCTATACTCTTACTTTTGAAATAGCATGTGGGGCCTGGGGAGGACTGGCTGGAATCTGTAACTACTTTGGTTGCAATCCAAGTCAGACTTGTAAGCGGCTATCATTAGCATTGGTTACCATAGCCCTGCCCCGGACATACATACAAATAGCTTTGGTAAATAATCTTGTAAGAAGTGTAGGTGGGAATATTGACTCTCCACTCTCACTTTGGCACACATTACTTCATTGAGTTCACGCTCAAATAACTACAATTTCTATGCATTTTGTATGGCGATTTGATCGACTTTCTttgctccctctttttcccctcaccccctctctcacctTTCTTATCTTactccctgcccctctccctAGGCAGCCAGTCTGCGGCAGTTGGAGGAGGAGAATCATGATGCAGCGGCACGTCTCGAAGACGTGGTATACCGAGGGGACCTGCTACTGGAGAAGATCCAAAGCGCCCTGGCTGATATTGCTCAGTCACAACTTCGTACACGCAGTGGAGGGCCCAGCCAGACCACACCGCCAGAATCATGACCCCACACAACATGGGGCAAAGACATTCTCACATCACTTTCTCACATAAACACACCAGAGGGTGCAAATGTGTGCAGGAAATCAAATAAAGAGCCCACCTGAACAGCTGACCTCTCAAGGGGGTGAATCTATGGAAAATACTTCTCGCAATATGTGAGTGGGACATTGGGAAGTTGGTGCTTAGGGAATTCAGTGAGGCTAGCCATGAACCCACATGTTCCTTTACACAAGGACCTTGAGTTCTGCCAGCAAGAAACTGTTTACTCTGTCCTTTTCTTAGTGCACACTATTTTGGATTAAACAGCACTGCTCCGGCGTCAACATCTGCTGTCATTTTCTTAACCCTGGTTATTTTGAGGATGCTAGTTAAGGGTCTGCTGACTGCTGTTGGTAGACATTTTTGTACATACTGAAAGAAGCTGGTAAAAATAACAACAATCCTAAATTGATAGAAGCCCATTTTACATGCTGCATGCCAGCAAATCATAATGCTTTACATGCAAGCCCTGTCGTGTTTTAGAAAGTCAGGTTTTGTATTTTATACAAATGTTTTTATCAACTGTTTATTTCAAGGCATAAATGGCATTTTAAAATTAAGTAAAGTGTTTGCATTTTATATGGAATGTTAGTGCTGCACATTTTGATATGCAACACAGACAAACCTTGGCCCAACAGAAAGATGGCTTTCAGAATGCCCCTGTTTTTTTAAGTCTTATATACTGAGTGGATTCGATTAATCAGCCCGAGTTGAACCGGGCTATGGACCATCACGTGACTGGGCGAACTCAGTGAGGGAGGCGCACCCTGCTCAAATCGAACGGTAATCTGCGCGGCTCGGTGATATTGTTAACATTGTGCATCATTCGGAAACATGCTATTttccataaaatatatgtttgaattgaactagttttcattgggacGGCAGATAAACCCTTACAATAAAAAGCAATACCTTTACATGTGAAAAGACAATTCTACTCATTACTACACATGCTTAACCTACATCACTTTGTTTTGAGCAGAGTTGGGGCTCCTGGCTCACCACAGGGAGGCAGCCCAGTTTCAAAACGAATGCAAACAACGCTAACCCGATTCACCCGGCACATAATTCAACTCCTTCACTAGCTGGGAAACCGGCCTTCAACGTTTAATAGACGTGAGAAGTGTTCCAGAGGCTGCCTGCATTGCAGTCCTGTCAGATCGTTAAATCAtttcctgtattatactgtattttcaATTACTACAACGTAGGCGGCCTGGAACGCAACTACGCTCAGGGTAAACCGGTGGACCGACCTGAAAAGTCATATTACTTTCCTCTGATTGGTAGATAGCTAGGTTACGTCCTCCAATGTTTCCACGAGCGATTGGTTAAAATAAACATTCATTTCATTTTCTCTTCGTCTATTGGCTAATCTAGGTGTCATTCATGTAGCATGTACTTGCGTGGAGTGAGAGCATTATGTTTTTAATGCATCCATTCCGGGAGTAACGTTAATTGggtattttactatttatagggaGGGTTCGAGGGAATTGAGACGAGCAACGCGTACAAAACCCTTGTACTGATAGTCTTGTTAAATATCAGAAATAGTTGTCATTGACTCAAGTCTTATTTTCTCCATACACCGTCCGTGTTTGCAATGTGTGAAGTTAGTTCACGCTAGATAGCTAGTACCGAACGTCCCGTCTCTCCCCTCATCCTGTAGCCAGCCTAGCTAGCCTAGCCATCATTTAAATCTGGAGCAGGATACAGAGGTAGGTAAAAGCTATTATTAAACCcacgtctgtctgtctatctgtctgtctgtctggtgggagGGCTTTTCGGGATAGTTTTGACATTATGGTCAACGTCGATCAGCAACTATGAAGAATCACAGCATTCAATACAGTTATCTTCTTTTTGGCAGACTCTCGTTGCATGCATACCTGTGGTTTTGTCATGTTTACGTCTGTTTGTTACGCACCCCAATGCACGAATCATGGCAATGACGTATTCATCATCACCTGCTCGTACTGTCCGTATAATAAAGACTGGCGCCACATAAGCAGCGTCCTCATCATGGGCATTTTAAAGACATTGAGTCATTGGAATTGAATGAAATAACATGTCCTTACATTCAAATTTTGCGTCTAAGTCCAATCATTTTCTATTTTGGATCTAGCTATGTATCAAATTCAATAGTTAAACATTCTTAAATAACAATGGGACCTTAGAAACACTGGTTTCAAATCAAACATCACAATTCACAAGCTTTGGTAAGGCATCAGAAATAGCCCTATTTCAATTATGCCTGAGTAGTGATGAGATACAGAATGTCTGAAATCCAAACAACAAAGGACATTACTACTGGCTTAAATCTCAGGAAAATACAATATGTTGTTGTTGCTAAATTGACATACCTAATAGTATAATTAAAGATGCCCTTTGCATAGGTGAAGCAGAAGAAATTTCAAGGATGAAGTTTTAGGCAACCAGAGCAGGAGCCTGGTACACAGCTCATGAAAACAGGCATAAGGGAATTGTGTTGTGATTCATTGGCCTGGTACATGAGCTCAACCCTAGTGACCAGTTCCCCAAGACACTCTTCCTCACTGCCTATTGAGCTGTAGCTGAGGGCATGTAGCTTGGTGTTGTTCttggctgtgtgtatgtgtcccagACAGTCCCCCTCCCTCTGGCATCATGACTGGGTCTTTTCATGCTGAAGGGGAGTTGCTTCCTGTCCGGTGCTGACTCGCAGGGTGGAGACCACTTGGTTTCTTGATTGCATGTTTGTTAAcattacttttttccccccactgcacACAATGGCCCTTCTCTCTGCACCTGTCTTTCAAGAAAGAGTGAACTTGCATCAAatcactgtttttttttttggtcatgtacactgtttagcagatgttatagcgggtgcaggaaaatgcttatgttactagctcctaacaatgccgTAAAATGTCAAGCAAGAACACAAATAATACAAGATTTAATCAAGAAATATCCGATTAACCTAACAACCCAAATAACACTGTAACAGTCatccaaatgcaatctatacCCATCTACACTGGATGAATTTACATAAGATATACTAAGAATAGTACAACAGTAACATTAGATGTATTAGAGTGGGCATCACTGGTCTGTATTACACAAAGACCAGTTTAAACAGGCTCCTCACTGCTCGTAAGAGACAGTAGCAATACAATGTCTCTCAGATGTTACTCAACTGGAACTAAAAGCTATTGAATGTACAGTAGGCTTATGTTGAATATCAGTACATGTGTATTGGgcctcagtcagtcagtgttgtcATTGTTTCCCTTTACTCTACAGGATAGTATGGCCATGACGGGAGGGACTGCAGCTGCCCTTCCCATGAGCAACCACACCCGGGAGAGGGTGACCGTGGCCAAGCTGACACTGGAGAACTTCTACAGCACTCTGCTGACACAACACGAGGAGCGAGAGACCAGGTGCGTGTCTCGTATAGGCCACCCATGCATGTGACAGCCAGGTGTTCCGAATATTTGCATTTGGCAATGCAAGCTTGTTTTAAGATACATTTTTAAGAGGACCCAAATATTGGGTTGTTATGTTGATAGAACGAGAGACTTTGTTCTTTATAAAATGGCTGGGGTTTATTCCAACCCGAGCATCCTCACATTCGTGAGCTAGCGTCACAATTACAACTGTTTAGCCAGACTGGTTTCAGAGTAACTAGACTGGGGTAGACTGGTTTCAGAGTAACTAGACTGGTTTCAGAGGAACTAGACTGGGGTGGACTGTTTCAGAATGCCTGCATGTTCCCCTCTGTTTTTCCAGGCAGAAGAAGCTGGAGAAAGTCATGGATGAGGAAGGCTTGATAGATGAAGAGGTAAACTAATAATGGATTGGAATCAATGTCGTGGGTAGCACTTTCTTTGCATGTTTGTTACATCTACTATTTTAGAGGAAACCATATGGAACTGATTATTGGTGTCTCTGTGCCCGTGTTTCTCAACAGAAGGTAATGCGACGCTCCCAGCACGCCAGGAAGGAGACAGAGTTCCTGCGGCTGAAGAGGACCCGGCTGGGCCTGGACGACTTTGAGTCACTAAAGGTCATTGGTCGAGGCGCCTTTGGAGAGGTGTGTtatgatatctctctctctcttcagtttatTTTCTGTATATGAACCTTTGCGTGTATGCTGGTATGCTGGTTGTGGATTAATATGGTCTTTACTGAAGTTTTCAAGGTTTGCAATGTATGGTTTGGTCTGACCACTCATTTATAAAGCAGTTAGCAACTAATTACACTAAAGCCTCTCAAATGTGGCATACTCATGTGTGACTCCTACGTTTGTCCTCAGGTCCGCTTGGTGCAGAAAAAAGACACCGGGCACATATATGCCATGAAGATCTTGAGGAAAGCTGACATGTTGGAGAAGGAGCAGGTGGCTCATATTCGGGCAGAGAGGGACATCTTGGTGGAGGCGGACGGGGCCTGGGTGGTCAAGATGTTCTACAGTTTCCAGGATAAGAGGAACCTCTACCTCATCATGGAGTTTCTACCTGGAGGTGGGTTTCTCTTGCTGGACACAGTCTGACTCCACAAATTACATCAAACCATTTTTTATTAGATATAATTACTGGGAATTAATATAGTGACATTACACATTGTACATAGAGACATCTAGAGCAGGGATCTTTAACCTTTCCCATCATGTTAGTAATAAAAACTATTTTCACATcttatcaggtgaatgataatgtcAAGGAGAAGAAATCAATTAATAGATTTGGTAgatagtttttcattattttaacCTCCCCACATTGTAATTGAAAGAGGGAGGTGTGAACTCTAACCTGGCCAAAAATGTATGTCCAAGTTAAGAAAGTTTTATCAGCAGCTCCATTGAGTGTAATTAACAATAATGAGTGTAATTTGTTCAGACCAATCCCGGTTcttgttgcgtcatgctgatggcagcaTCTGGTTTTGGCTTAAAAAggtgagtccatggacccatccggCCTGGTGTCTTCGGTACAGCCTGGGGCTAAtagtgtggggaatgttttcctggcacatgttaggtcccttgataccaattgtgCAACGTTTGACCGCCACACCTTGTACtatccatgccccgacgaattccGGCTGTTCTTGAGGCAAAGGGATGGGTGTACCTAGATGggcgtacctaataaactggccactgagtgtatatttaATTGGTCATTTGTTACTCACTTTAGTGGCATAGTGTCATTAATATCAATGCAATGTGCAGGTGACATGATGACCCTGCTGATGAAAAAGGACACCCTGTCTGAAGAGGCTACCCAGTTCTACATAGCTGAGACCGTCCTGGCCATCGACTCCATCCACCAGCTGGGCTTCATCCACAGAGACATCAAACCTGATAACCTGCTTCTGGACTCCAGGGTGAGACACTGGCCTGGTCCAGGCCTACCCCTgtacacaaacagacacatgctcagagacacgcacacagagaagCATTCACTTACAGATGGCCAATTAAAGTATATAATAAGCGTTCATATTGAAGGTGTGATCGGAGTCTTTTCTTTTCTGCAGGGTCATGTAAAGCTGTCTGATTTTGGTCTGTGTACGGGACTGAAAAAGGCCCACCGTACAGAGTTCTACAGGAACCTCACACACAACCCTCCCAGTGACTTCTGTGAGTCCCTCTTTACAACTTGTGAATCATTCACTTTTATTTTCACTCAGACAAAATAGAATTTGTTTATTCAGTGTTTTTTATGGTAGAACACTGCCATGTCTTTGAACTTGCAATATTCCACAGCCTTCCAAAACATGAACTCAAAGAGAAAAGCAGAGACATGGAAGAAGAACCGGAGGCAACTGGTAAGAGTTTGCATGTGAGAGACTATATATTTTACTGCCCATTATATATTTGGTACCGCCCTTCCCATTGGTCCTTTGAGTAGGATCCCTCTCAGGGACCTCATGAGTGTTTTTGTTAAGGATCCTCTGAGCACCATAGACCATGGACTGCTAAACAAGCACACCCAATACTGTAGCCTTTGGGTTGTTTTTTCTTATTAGTGTCTCCCCATCTGTTTGTGTTTAACCAACAGGCCTACTCTACAGTGGGAACACCAGACTACATTGCTCCAGAGGTGTTCCTGCAGACGGGATACAACAAGCTCTGTGACTGGTGGTCTCTTGGGGTCATCATGTATGAGATGCTGATAGGTATGTCTATGTAACCGAGTCAATTACAACATGCCCAAGTCTGTGTTTCATTATGAACTCAAAGATAGCCAGCTAACTTTATGAAATAACGTCCTAACTCATTGTTCCTACTTTGTAACATACTGACATTCTCCCCTGGTGTCTCTCTCAGGGTACCCCCCGTTCTGTTCTGAAACACCCCAGGAGACATATAGGAAGGTGATGAACTGGAAGGAGACGTTGGTCTTCCCCCCTGAGGTGCCCATCTCAGAGCGGGCCAAGGACTTGATTCTCAGGTTTGTGGTCATATGATGCCTTATAGGAtatccactggtgtgtgtgtatgtatcagaGTGTATTAGGAAAAAATTATTATAGCATTTACTGGTATAATGCTTTAGTACTTGTTATAAACATGTATGAGCCTTTTTTTAATAACTTATTGTAAGTCTTATATGTTAGGCCTATGTCTCCCGATCTAGAAAATTTGAAGCTAACTCAGAATAGCTGTTACTCAGTCATGATCATTATGAGATGTTAATAAGACATAAGATGGTCATACATgtcttataatgcattataagtgGATCGTAAGTCACATATCTGCAGGCTGAGTTACCAAAATGATCACATAAGAGTTATTCTATTCACATCCACAAAAACACGCAGTATCAAACTGCAGTGAAGTAGACATTTTATTTCAGCGCAATGGATTTCCTGTTGTGAAACAAAGGCTTTGGTGCTCCAACATGAACCCATTTCAGGTACTGTAATGACGCTGAGAACCGTGTTGGTGCTGTGAGTGTTGAGGAGATGAAGAGTCACGCCTTCTTTGAGCCTGTGGACTGGGAACACATCAGGTATGTGTTTGTTCTTCAGTACTTACATGTGTGTGTCTAAGCATGTGTGATGGCAATATCTTAAAGGAGGTATAACATTCAATCACATCCCCCAAAAAAGCCAAGTCACGTAGCCTTCATTGGGTTGTCTTTGATGCGTTTCAGCAAAATGCATGTGGAAAAAGGTTTTAAATAGACCAACGGCTCACATTTGCCTTCCTTCCATAGAGAAAGACCAGCCGCCATCTCCATTGAGATCAAGAGCATTGATGACACATCGAACTTTGATGAGTTCCCAGAATCGGACATCCTTCAGCCAGGTAATAATAATCACTTTGTCTCTATTACTACTTTTCATACATGAAATGCAGCTCAAAGTTTTTCACAATAAGCATGAAATGATAAAAATGTAAACTATTAAAGCAGAAGAAACAAGTTTGCTTTGGTGTACAGGAATCTTTTGAGTCATCTCTGCCTTAACTCCAATTTAGATTTAAATAGGACCAATAGTCCTGTTATTCACACATTCCTACAGTTCTCAGGTCTAGAGTAATTTCCTATTCCGTGTTGCCCTCTAGTGGCAAGGAGGAGACAATAACACTGGTATTAACCTTAATACACTGTTGTATATCATTTACAATCTTGTTGTTTCAGTTTCCAACGTGACAGAACCAGACAAATCCAAGGACTGGGTGTTCCTGAACTACACCTACAAGAGGTTTGAGGGGCTGACTCAGCGTGGCACCATCCCCACATACATGAAGGCAGGGAAGGCCTGAGATGAGGGAAAATGGGAGAGACAATGTGGATACAGGGTTGGGCGATAAACCCCTGCTGTGCTGAAAGCACAGGATCAAGAATGATGATGAGGAGGTTCTTGGTTTCATGCTTCACTGGGGTTTTCCTGCTTGGTCACAGATCCATTGGCAAGAGGAACAGGGATATAAATAATACATGCATCGTCTTTTGTCTTAGGCCTTGCTTGGGCTGTTAATGGGGAAGTTTGTTTTACAACTTAATGTTCGATGGTTCCTCAACCTGAAAAAACTGAAATTCCCCTTTTGAAATGACTACTACTAGGTGACTAAATCAACAGGCACGTTCCTCTGCCCAGGTGTTGCTGAAGTgtgccagatcttacaacactTGGATAGGTATTTTACCTATTGGCTAACCAcgttatagcaatctggtgcccgaCGGCGTAGTCGATGACGAGgtacgcaaccattggttgatgcaacgtctgagcaggggaacgtgACATCATATCTGCATGTTTACACACTGATTTGCAAGGTCTAAAACACTGTAGAAGGACTGCCCCACACAGGGTATTCGTTGGGGCTTATCCTAGTGACCTCATATGACTGAAGAAAAAAGCATATAGTTAATGTTAAGTAAACGTTGTTTTCTAAACTTGTAGGTATAAAAAGTTCTAACGTTTCAAGTCTTTTATGGGTGCCATGTTAGCCAAAAAGTTACATTCTAGTTACAATGCAAATAGTAATCCTTCCATCATGGAACGTTCGCTGCTAACATGGAGTATGGTGAGCTATCCATACATGGATTAATCCCAGAGCCATAGATACATTGTGGTGTCTATTTAATGCCTTGATAATCTGGAATTAATAGCTCTAAATGATTTAATGGCGTCAAAGATGCATAGAAAAGTGTTGTAATGTAGAATCAGATTTGTTTTTGCAAGTTAAGAGGACAAGTCATGGATGTCAATGAAAATTCAATGCTACTAATACTTAAAGGTAGCAATATGATGCAGAAAGTAGACAGCATGttgggtcaatttccgcaacaactaagagtgTTGAAGCGTGATACTCAACTTCTCTGCTTTTTTGGTCCTGTGGCTACCATGCTGTATACGGTATGAAGCGCAGATGGTATGTGTGACTACAGTGTGACTACAGGAGAGCAAtgtcttgcatctcgctcataTCAATATCTGCGGATGTCATTTTGCTGAGTCTAATTTTACAGTAGTTACATTTCTGTTCAAATTTATTGACAAAGATGGcacctttatttatttttcattttttaaataacatcGGAAATCATGTTTGCGCTCCACTTCACATCACTCCCCAAAATGCATCCATTTAAGTTAGGAACTACATTTAATTAAATGTACCATTTTATAGTCAACCTTCACTAAACTTTAGTGAACACCCGCTGTGTGTGATGTCATAAATATAGATATTCAAATTTAGGGGTCAAACATTTCAGCGACTATGATTTAGTTGTGCAGAGGTGGTCAGCACAACTTGCATATCCACTAAACTAAATGAATGTAATGTTGCCCTGGCTATCTGGCACAGGTCAAAGTTCAAATGCTATGTGATCTGGAGCAGGTGTAAATTCAATATATCAAATTATTTATTTTGACAATTAACAAATTGATAAATCCCCAAATGTTTGCAGTAGTAAACACACCACACATTAGGGTGCATCATGTGTTAATGACGAATTAAAGTGTTGATGACTAAAATGAAATACCTAAAATATAACAATGCAGaaagatacccatagacttccagttattgctctaatgctagttagcattaacttgtgaaactacctctaaGTTCCTTCATACTAGACACAGACCTAAAAAGGGTAACCAGgacttcatctgactctggggaagtagataaagcgcctcattgccaaaatcccaaagtatccctttaacttgTAAATGATTCAAGAAGGGAAATAAAAACATTGTTTACATAGAGAAGAGTTAACTTTTATGAAAAGTAGTTTAACTTAACTCAAATTCATTATTTGATGCATTTGTTCATTCTGAACTCCATTTGTCTTTCACCAGAACATGTTACAAAatatattaaagggatagttcacccaaatgacagaattacacattggtttccttaccctttAAGCAGTCTATGCTTTGTTACCAAATGTtaatgttttagcatttgtggcacaaataattatgtcatttgggtgaactatccctttaatataaCTGGGTTGGCACTGGGAGGGAGCAGGGAAgggttgtgtatgtgtggtaGGGGATTTGCACAAAATGCtgataggtttccatccaattggtgacagattttcatgcaaatattctaaaatctgtatAAAAGCTATGTGCATTTTCCTACCAGAaaggtttccatcaaattgacttgttgtggataaaagTCTGCGTGATGACGCAGTGCACGTACAAACACTTTTGCGGTTAAAATCcaatgtaccgaataaaaaagaCAAGCTAGATGGGTTTCTATCGCACTTAACTGTACTTATGGTTTTGTCACAACAAATGTTGCGTTATATAGtcaatgtgcccactctggtattggcacgtgcgctctagccaacagctcgtaTATACAGTGCGGGAAGtctacctacatgatgagattattatgggtaaatgtttatttaattttttttttaactagtcaagtcagataagaacattcttatttacaatgacggtctaccggtgaacagtgggttaactaccttgttgaggcgcagaacgacagatttttaccttgtcaactcggggattcgatccagcaactttttttgtgaaaaaacagccaagcatcgatcatcatgtaaCCAGAATAAGACCATCGTtgtttattggaaaggagcatcaagctcatcactgttCACTTTCACTACGGGTGAAATTCATCCTAATGTATTTAATCTTCAGTGTAATAAACTGTATGTTTTCCCGACCACACAATATCGCGTAActcccaagtttacttcgatatgttTATTATAGCAATACATGCCCATAAAGGAGTTTCCACCGCCATTTATAGCATAAATCATTTTATCTGCATAAAGATTGCACCTTGTCTaccgtattttgttttgtcaacatttgtAAAGTGTACGGACAAATGCGTCGTCATATTTTTGGggggatggaaacctggttagtaacattatttcccccccaaaaaatcctaTGTGGTATGTTCTGTTTTAATGAAGCCTGTTTCATTTTCCTGGGAAAGGAGATCGGTAGAGGAATTCCTTGGATGGAATGCACGTAATTTATGAAaattgccaatcgcaatataaagtcaagagaaggaAAAaccctggaaggaagagagatgactagaaacgattcggttgaccgttttgtgtgtggatgaattgtcagagtagaggaccttgtgcatttcaggtaaaataaactcaatgtttatatcccaggacaaattagctagcaacagtaagctagctaaataggacaaattagctagcaagtgcaagctagctagctaaattgccataaatgttgaatgattttcgacctgtccccaaattaatataattggttcagagtttgttttggtattttaacctgcgtgtcatgatcgcgtttggtgtgggggggacaaaataaatgtatgcacgatggcgcacgcacgcagccggtttgggttccacgccatcatgcatacatttattttgtccccccacaccagacacgatcacAATACGCAGGTTAAATATcaaaaactctgaaccaattacattcatttggggacaggtcaaaaagcattaaacatttatggcaattgcgctagctagcttgcacttgctcgCTAATTTGTCCTGGCATATAAACATTAcgtttattttacctgaaatgcacaaggtcctctactccgccaattaatccacacaaaaTGGTCAACcaaatcatttctagtca
Encoded here:
- the LOC115180500 gene encoding mediator of RNA polymerase II transcription subunit 21, producing the protein MIIYIYNISDTPFPVLLFSLILFHCSLCTPTCGWQQHAKKHLVCPEIQGEGETTKMADRLTQLQDAVNSLADQFCNAIGVLQQCAPPASFSNIQTAINKDQPSNPTEEYAQLFAALIARTAKDVDVLIDSLPSEESTAALQAASLRQLEEENHDAAARLEDVVYRGDLLLEKIQSALADIAQSQLRTRSGGPSQTTPPES
- the LOC115180498 gene encoding serine/threonine-protein kinase 38-like gives rise to the protein MAMTGGTAAALPMSNHTRERVTVAKLTLENFYSTLLTQHEERETRQKKLEKVMDEEGLIDEEKVMRRSQHARKETEFLRLKRTRLGLDDFESLKVIGRGAFGEVRLVQKKDTGHIYAMKILRKADMLEKEQVAHIRAERDILVEADGAWVVKMFYSFQDKRNLYLIMEFLPGGDMMTLLMKKDTLSEEATQFYIAETVLAIDSIHQLGFIHRDIKPDNLLLDSRGHVKLSDFGLCTGLKKAHRTEFYRNLTHNPPSDFSFQNMNSKRKAETWKKNRRQLAYSTVGTPDYIAPEVFLQTGYNKLCDWWSLGVIMYEMLIGYPPFCSETPQETYRKVMNWKETLVFPPEVPISERAKDLILRYCNDAENRVGAVSVEEMKSHAFFEPVDWEHIRERPAAISIEIKSIDDTSNFDEFPESDILQPVSNVTEPDKSKDWVFLNYTYKRFEGLTQRGTIPTYMKAGKA